Proteins encoded in a region of the Micropterus dolomieu isolate WLL.071019.BEF.003 ecotype Adirondacks linkage group LG09, ASM2129224v1, whole genome shotgun sequence genome:
- the lrrc69 gene encoding leucine-rich repeat-containing protein 69 isoform X2 codes for MEPVARAYYGKATSLNLNSKKLKDVPGCVSRLSNLSVLLLNNNSISALPAELLSLQRLVKLNLGNNALKEVPAVLGHLESLKKLYLFSNQITVVPPDVIDGLHNLVVLNLNHNQIQRLPPEIKSLRRLQHLSVLDNQLEEVPAELGHLTMLSELNLTSNNLSWLPQQLYQCKELTRLYVARNKLTSLPECGSYMTKHLHFTQGIGALAKLQVLDVAGNKMSMFPIEFHLLPLKELYYEGNRFVRCEPISSVQDVEVLTLKELVARFVLQENRNMSSLVHRMLHHYPLLTTLLASGSCCALCLGPFLTTWLECVHFVNLKKDMKIRSSLTIPVRALLCSYKCFNTDGHSYYDAV; via the exons ATGGAGCCAGTGGCCAGAGCTTATTATGGTAAAGCGACTTCTTTAAATTTGAATTCCAAAAAACTAAAGGACGTCCCCGGGTGTGTTTCCCGATTATCAAACCTGTCAGTGCTGCTGCTGAACAACAACTCCATCAGCGCCCTGCCTGCCGAGCTGCTCTCTTTACAACGC CTGGTTAAGCTCAATTTGGGAAATAATGCCTTGAAGGAGGTCCCTGCTGTTTTGGGCCATCTGGAGTCCTTGAAGAAACTGTATCTGTTCAGCAACCAAATTACAGTAGTGCCACCTGATGTCATAG ATGGTTTACACAACCTTGTTGTGCTCAATCTGAACCACAACCAGATTCAAAGACTTCCACCTGAGATTAAAAG CTTGAGACGGCTTCAACATCTCAGTGTGCTGGACAATCAGTTGGAGGAGGTCCCTGCTGAGTTGGGTCATCTCACTATGTTGTCTGAGTTAAACTTGACATCCAATAATTTGTCCTGGCTACCTCAGCAGCTGTACCAGTGTAAAGAACTAACCAGGTTATATGTAGCCAGAAACAAGCTGACCAGCCTACCAGAG TGTGGCAGCTACATGACCAAACACTTACATTTCACTCAGGGAATTGGGGCACTGGCAAAACTCCAGGTTCTAGATGTGGCTGGGAACAAGATGTCTATGTTCCCCATTGAG tttcacctgctgcccctgaaGGAGCTCTACTATGAAGGCAACAGGTTTGTGCGCTGTGAGCCGATATCGTCAGTGCAGGATGTGGAGGTGCTTACATTAAAG GAACTGGTTGCCAGATTTGTCTTGCAGGAGAACAGGAACATGTCGTCTCTGGTCCACAGGATGCTTCACCACTACCCACTCCTGACCACCCTGTTGGCCAGTGGCAGCTGTTGTGCGCTCTGCCTGGGTCCCTTCCTCACCACCTGGCTGGAGTGTGTGCATTTTGTCAATCTGAAGAAG GACATGAAAATAAGGAGTTCGCTGACTATTCCCGTGCGCGCCCTTCTCTGTTCGTACAAGTGCTTTAATACAGATGGACACTCCTACTATG ATGCCGTTTGA
- the lrrc69 gene encoding leucine-rich repeat-containing protein 69 isoform X3, whose amino-acid sequence MEPVARAYYGKATSLNLNSKKLKDVPGCVSRLSNLSVLLLNNNSISALPAELLSLQRLVKLNLGNNALKEVPAVLGHLESLKKLYLFSNQITVVPPDVIDGLHNLVVLNLNHNQIQRLPPEIKSLRRLQHLSVLDNQLEEVPAELGHLTMLSELNLTSNNLSWLPQQLYQCKELTRLYVARNKLTSLPEGIGALAKLQVLDVAGNKMSMFPIEFHLLPLKELYYEGNRFVRCEPISSVQDVEVLTLKELVARFVLQENRNMSSLVHRMLHHYPLLTTLLASGSCCALCLGPFLTTWLECVHFVNLKKDMKIRSSLTIPVRALLCSYKCFNTDGHSYYGIAAR is encoded by the exons ATGGAGCCAGTGGCCAGAGCTTATTATGGTAAAGCGACTTCTTTAAATTTGAATTCCAAAAAACTAAAGGACGTCCCCGGGTGTGTTTCCCGATTATCAAACCTGTCAGTGCTGCTGCTGAACAACAACTCCATCAGCGCCCTGCCTGCCGAGCTGCTCTCTTTACAACGC CTGGTTAAGCTCAATTTGGGAAATAATGCCTTGAAGGAGGTCCCTGCTGTTTTGGGCCATCTGGAGTCCTTGAAGAAACTGTATCTGTTCAGCAACCAAATTACAGTAGTGCCACCTGATGTCATAG ATGGTTTACACAACCTTGTTGTGCTCAATCTGAACCACAACCAGATTCAAAGACTTCCACCTGAGATTAAAAG CTTGAGACGGCTTCAACATCTCAGTGTGCTGGACAATCAGTTGGAGGAGGTCCCTGCTGAGTTGGGTCATCTCACTATGTTGTCTGAGTTAAACTTGACATCCAATAATTTGTCCTGGCTACCTCAGCAGCTGTACCAGTGTAAAGAACTAACCAGGTTATATGTAGCCAGAAACAAGCTGACCAGCCTACCAGAG GGAATTGGGGCACTGGCAAAACTCCAGGTTCTAGATGTGGCTGGGAACAAGATGTCTATGTTCCCCATTGAG tttcacctgctgcccctgaaGGAGCTCTACTATGAAGGCAACAGGTTTGTGCGCTGTGAGCCGATATCGTCAGTGCAGGATGTGGAGGTGCTTACATTAAAG GAACTGGTTGCCAGATTTGTCTTGCAGGAGAACAGGAACATGTCGTCTCTGGTCCACAGGATGCTTCACCACTACCCACTCCTGACCACCCTGTTGGCCAGTGGCAGCTGTTGTGCGCTCTGCCTGGGTCCCTTCCTCACCACCTGGCTGGAGTGTGTGCATTTTGTCAATCTGAAGAAG GACATGAAAATAAGGAGTTCGCTGACTATTCCCGTGCGCGCCCTTCTCTGTTCGTACAAGTGCTTTAATACAGATGGACACTCCTACTATGGTATTGCTGCAAGATAA
- the lrrc69 gene encoding leucine-rich repeat-containing protein 69 isoform X1, which yields MEPVARAYYGKATSLNLNSKKLKDVPGCVSRLSNLSVLLLNNNSISALPAELLSLQRLVKLNLGNNALKEVPAVLGHLESLKKLYLFSNQITVVPPDVIDGLHNLVVLNLNHNQIQRLPPEIKSLRRLQHLSVLDNQLEEVPAELGHLTMLSELNLTSNNLSWLPQQLYQCKELTRLYVARNKLTSLPECGSYMTKHLHFTQGIGALAKLQVLDVAGNKMSMFPIEFHLLPLKELYYEGNRFVRCEPISSVQDVEVLTLKELVARFVLQENRNMSSLVHRMLHHYPLLTTLLASGSCCALCLGPFLTTWLECVHFVNLKKDMKIRSSLTIPVRALLCSYKCFNTDGHSYYGIAAR from the exons ATGGAGCCAGTGGCCAGAGCTTATTATGGTAAAGCGACTTCTTTAAATTTGAATTCCAAAAAACTAAAGGACGTCCCCGGGTGTGTTTCCCGATTATCAAACCTGTCAGTGCTGCTGCTGAACAACAACTCCATCAGCGCCCTGCCTGCCGAGCTGCTCTCTTTACAACGC CTGGTTAAGCTCAATTTGGGAAATAATGCCTTGAAGGAGGTCCCTGCTGTTTTGGGCCATCTGGAGTCCTTGAAGAAACTGTATCTGTTCAGCAACCAAATTACAGTAGTGCCACCTGATGTCATAG ATGGTTTACACAACCTTGTTGTGCTCAATCTGAACCACAACCAGATTCAAAGACTTCCACCTGAGATTAAAAG CTTGAGACGGCTTCAACATCTCAGTGTGCTGGACAATCAGTTGGAGGAGGTCCCTGCTGAGTTGGGTCATCTCACTATGTTGTCTGAGTTAAACTTGACATCCAATAATTTGTCCTGGCTACCTCAGCAGCTGTACCAGTGTAAAGAACTAACCAGGTTATATGTAGCCAGAAACAAGCTGACCAGCCTACCAGAG TGTGGCAGCTACATGACCAAACACTTACATTTCACTCAGGGAATTGGGGCACTGGCAAAACTCCAGGTTCTAGATGTGGCTGGGAACAAGATGTCTATGTTCCCCATTGAG tttcacctgctgcccctgaaGGAGCTCTACTATGAAGGCAACAGGTTTGTGCGCTGTGAGCCGATATCGTCAGTGCAGGATGTGGAGGTGCTTACATTAAAG GAACTGGTTGCCAGATTTGTCTTGCAGGAGAACAGGAACATGTCGTCTCTGGTCCACAGGATGCTTCACCACTACCCACTCCTGACCACCCTGTTGGCCAGTGGCAGCTGTTGTGCGCTCTGCCTGGGTCCCTTCCTCACCACCTGGCTGGAGTGTGTGCATTTTGTCAATCTGAAGAAG GACATGAAAATAAGGAGTTCGCTGACTATTCCCGTGCGCGCCCTTCTCTGTTCGTACAAGTGCTTTAATACAGATGGACACTCCTACTATGGTATTGCTGCAAGATAA
- the otud6b gene encoding deubiquitinase OTUD6B: protein MEEETAETPEEQLAKQHRKEKKDLQAKIQSMKNAVPKNDKKKRKQLTEEIAKLEADLSQKHEEELRQLKSTADTEVKEMINGVGTMKTEDREQEDVKQPRVTKAQKRRDKKAAQEKERESRIAEAEVQNLQGVRHQEGLMLAQKLAQQQLQIKEISSDGHCMYRAIEDQLAQRSKPGLIMSVKELRSRTAEHMRSHADDFLPFLTNPNTGDMYTSDEFDKYCSDVEHTAAWGGQLELRALTQVLHMPIEVIQADSSTIKIGEEFDGESITLVYMRHAYGLGEHYNSVERLKDPVNTEDS, encoded by the exons atggaggaggagacagcGGAGACACCAGAGGAGCAGCTGGCAAAGCAGCACCGCAAGGAAAAGAAAGACCTGCAAG CTAAAATCCAGAGCATGAAAAATGCAGTCCCaaaaaatgacaagaaaaagagaaaacagctgaCAGAGGAGATTGCCAAACTAGAGGCTGACCTCAGCCAGAAACACGAGGAGGAATTAAGGCAACTCAAATCTACCGCTGACACAGAG GTGAAAGAGATGATAAATGGAGTTGGGACCATGAAGACAGAGGACAGGGAACAAGAAGATGTGAAACAGCCACGTGTAACCAAGGCGCAGAAGAGAAGG GACAAGAAGGCTGCCCAGGAGAAGGAGCGGGAGAGCAGGATAGCAGAGGCCGAGGTGCAAAACCTGCAGGGTGTGAGGCACCAGGAGGGTTTGATGCTGGCTCAGAAACTCGCCCAGCAACAGCTTCAGATTAAAGAGATCTCTTCCGATGGCCACTGCATGTACCGTGCCATCGAAGATCAGCTGGCACAGCGATCGAAG CCTGGGTTGATCATGAGTGTGAAAGAACTGCGCTCCCGCACTGCTGAGCACATGAGAAGCCATGCTGATGACTTCCTGCCTTTCCTCACCAATCCCAACACTGGTGACATGTACACATCAG ATGAGTTTGACAAATACTGCAGTGATGTGGAGCACACAGCAGCTTGGGGTGGACAACTAGAA TTGCGAGCTTTGACCCAAGTTCTTCACATGCCAATAGAAGTGATCCAGGCTGACTCCTCAACTATAAAAATTGGGGAGGAATTTGACGGTGAATCCATCACCCTCGT CTATATGCGTCATGCCTATGGACTAGGAGAGCATTATAATTCTGTGGAGCGGCTAAAGGACCCAGTCAACACAGAGGACAGCTGA
- the LOC123977225 gene encoding ras-related protein Rab-5A: protein MANRGGATRPNGPNAGNKICQFKLVLLGESAVGKSSLVLRFVKGQFHEFQESTIGAAFLTQTVCLDDTTVKFEIWDTAGQERYHSLAPMYYRGAQAAIVVYDITNEESFARAKNWVKELQRQASPNIVIALSGNKADLANKRAVDFQDAQSYADDNSLLFMETSAKTSMNVNEIFMAIAKRLPKSEPQAAGASSGRNRGVDLTEAAQPAKAPCCSN from the exons ATGGCCAATCGGGGAGGAGCTACGAGACCCAATGGACCCAATGCAGGGAACAAGATCTGTCAGTTTAAGCTGGTGCTGTTGGGGGAGTCAGCTGTTGGCAAGTCCAGCTTAGTTCTCCGCTTCGTCAAGGGTCAGTTCCATGAGTTCCAGGAGAGCACAATAGGAG CGGCCTTTCTCACCCAGACAGTGTGCCTAGATGACACAACGGTGAAGTTTGAAATCTGGGACACTGCAGGCCAGGAGCGTTACCACAGTTTGGCACCCATGTATTACAGAGGAGCACAGGCCGCCATCGTGGTCTACGACATCACAAATGAG GAGTCCTTTGCACGAGCAAAGAACTGGGTGAAAGAGCTGCAAAGACAAGCTAGCCCGAATATAGTCATCGCACTGTCAGGCAACAAGGCTGACCTAGCCAACAAGAGAGCTGTCGACTTCCAG GACGCCCAGTCCTACGCAGATGACAACAGCTTACTTTTCATGGAGACGTCAGCCAAGACATCTATGAATGTGAATGAGATATTTATGGCTATTG CAAAGAGATTGCCGAAGAGTGAGCCTCAAGCTGCAGGAGCCAGTAGCGGGCGGAACCGGGGAGTGGACCTGACAGAAGCTGCCCAGCCAGCCAAGGCTCCATGCTGCAGTAACTAA
- the kat2b gene encoding histone acetyltransferase KAT2B, giving the protein MADSAGIQQGSPAIGAAGLVPAAPGAGGTEGSGAAGGSARIAVKKAQLRSSPRPKKLEKLGVYSSCKAEGACKCNGWKSQNPPPTPPRTDQQSSTVNLQEPCRSCSHTLGDHVTHLENVSEEEMNRLLGIVLDVEYLYTCVHKEEDADTKQVYFSLFKLLRKSILQMGKPMLEAQESPPFEKPSIEQGVNNFVQYKFSHLPSKERQTIIELAKMFLNQINYWQLETPSQRRQRVPNDDAAGYKANYTRWLCYCNVPQSCDSLPRYETTQIFGRTLLRSVFTVMRKQLLEQARQEKDKLPPEKRTLILTHFPKFLSMLEEEVYSHSSPIWSQDFLVGASGGQIPIHTVISAPPVARPLYYSTSPLSVDPSTCGSVSPARKTASVLEPNPVGEKRKPSEPLPYEENKRPRVVGDIPMDLINEVMATITDPAAIPETSLLSAHSARDEAARLEERRGVIEFHVIGNSLNQKPNKRILMWLVGLQNVFSHQLPRMPKEYITRLVFDPKHKTLSLIKDGRVIGGICFRMFPSQGFTEIVFCAVTSNEQVKGYGTHLMNHLKEYHIKHEILNFLTYADEYAIGYFKKQGFSKDIKVPKAKYVGYIKDYEGATLMGCELNPSIPYTEFSVIIKKQKEIIKKLIERKQAQIRKVYPGLSCFKEGVRQIPIESIPGIRETGWKPVGKGKELKDPDQLYSTLKTILQHVKSHQNAWPFMEPVKKTEAPGYYQVIRFPMDLKTMSERLKSRYYTTRKLFKADMQRIFTNCREYNPPESEYYKCANLLEKFFYTKIKEAGLI; this is encoded by the exons ATGGCCGACAGCGCTGGGATCCAGCAAGGTTCGCCGGCCATCGGGGCCGCGGGCTTGGTTCCGGCCGCTCCTGGAGCCGGGGGGACGGAGGGCTCTGGCGCCGCTGGAGGATCCGCACGTATCGCCGTAAAGAAGGCGCAACTCCGCTCCTCACCTCGGCCAAAGAAACTGGAAAAACTCGGAGTGTATTCATCCTGCAAA GCGGAGGGAGCCTGTAAGTGTAATGGCTGGAAAAGTCAGAACCCCCCTCCTACACCCCCACGAACTGACCAGCAGTCCAGTACAGTCAACCTGCAGGAGCCCTGCCGGAGCTGCTCTCATACCTTGG GTGATCATGTGACCCATCTAGAAAATGTTTCAGAGGAGGAAATGAACAGGCTTCTAGGTATTGTCCTGGATGTGGAGTATCTCTACACGTGTGTTCACAAAGAGGAGGATGCTGATACAAAGCAGGTGTACTTTTCCCTCTTCAAA CTGTTGAGGAAATCCATCCTACAGATGGGTAAACCGATGTTAGAAGCACAGGAGAGTCCTCCATTTGAAAAACCCAGCATCGAGCAG GGCGTAAACAATTTTGTCCAGTACAAATTCAGCCACCTACCATCTAAGGAACGTCAAACCATTATAGAGCTGGCCAAGATGTTTCTCAACCAGATCAACTACTGGCAGCTGGAGACACCCTCCCAGAGACGCCAGAGGGTTCCAAATGATGATGCAGCTGGATACAAAGCCAACTACACGAG ATGGCTCTGCTACTGCAACGTGCCTCAGTCCTGTGACAGCCTACCCCGCTACGAGACCACGCAGATCTTCGGCCGGACACTGCTGCGTTCGGTGTTCACTGTGATGAGGAAACAGCTGCTGGAGCAGGCCAGACAGGAGAAGGACAAGCTGCCACCTGAGAAACGCACACTTATCCTCACTCACTTTCCCaa GTTCCTGTCTATGCTGGAAGAGGAGGTGTACAGCCATAGTTCTCCGATCTGGAGCCAAGACTTCTTGGTAGGAGCGTCGGGAGGGCAGATTCCTAtccacacag TTATCAGTGCGCCCCCTGTGGCCAGGCCATTGTACTACAGCACCAGTCCCCTATCAGTGGACCCATCCACCTGTGGCAGTGTCAGTCCTGCCAGGAAAACAGCTTCTGTGCTGGAGCCAAACCCAG TTGGAGAAAAGCGTAAACCCTCGGAGCCGCTCCCCTATGAGGAAAACAAGAGACCCAGGGTGGTGGGCGACATCCCCATGGACCTCATCAATGAAGTCATGGCAACCATCACCGACCCCGCCGCCATTCCAGAG ACGAGTCTGCTGTCAGCTCACTCTGCGCGCGACGAAGCTGCCCGTCTAGAGGAGCGTAGAGGGGTGATTGAATTCCACGTTATCGGTAACTCCCTCAACCAGAAGCCCAATAAGAGGATCTTGATGTGGCTGGTCGGCCTCCAGAACGTGTTCTCTCACCAGCTGCCCCGCATGCCAAAGGAGTACATCACACGGCTGGTCTTTGATCC GAAGCACAAGACGCTGTCACTGATTAAGGATGGCCGTGTGATCGGGGGGATCTGCTTTCGGATGTTTCCATCGCAGGGATTTACAGAGATTGTCTTCTGTGCTGTCACCTCCAACGAGCAGGTCAAG gGTTATGGGACCCATTTGATGAACCACCTGAAGGAATATCACATAAAGCATGAAATCCTCAACTTCCTCACTTATGCTGATGAGTACGCCATTGGCTACTTCAAGAAACAG GGTTTCTCAAAGGACATCAAGGTTCCCAAGGCCAAATATGTGGGCTACATCAAGGACTACGAGGGAGCCACACTCATGGGCTGTGAGCTCAACCCCAGCATTCCCTACACAGAGTTTTCTGTTATTATCAAGAAGCAGAAGGAG ATCATCAAGAAGCTGATAGAGAGGAAGCAGGCTCAGATCCGAAAAGTCTATCCAGGGCTTTCCTGTTTTAAGGAAGGAGTTCGGCAGATTCCTATTGAGAGCATTCCTGGCATAC GTGAAACTGGCTGGAAGCCTGTGGGCAAAGG GAAGGAACTGAAGGACCCAGATCAACTGTACAGCACTCTGAAGACCATCCTCCAACATGTGAAG AGTCACCAGAACGCCTGGCCTTTCATGGAGCCGGTGAAGAAAACAGAGGCACCTGGGTACTACCAAGTCATCCGCTTCCCCATGG